The Erigeron canadensis isolate Cc75 chromosome 1, C_canadensis_v1, whole genome shotgun sequence genome segment ATCTTCTACCCAGACTTGAGATCCAACTACTAGTTTGGATGGACCATCCTGcagtttgtatatatgtgtatccccatgttattattatgtatatatgtatgtaatgtaatgacaACATACACTGCTAcgttataaattaaataaacagaCACAACAACAGCAcacaaattaatattaatattaatatatatactcaagTACTCGTAGAATAATAAAATGGAAAAGCGTACCATCAGATTGGGGGTAGAACGCAGAGGAGCCCTAACAAATGTCCAGCTGATTTAAATCCATACATCCGGCAACACAAAACCATCcccaatttatatatattttctgttAACAATTTAATCTAATCTAATGTACGTGTttcaaaatatacatatatgattgTTAAAtgacatttatatatatcctaataTCATTTGGGGTAAAAATTACACTGCGCACATTATATCTATGTCCGATCAATTTTTTGACTACGAAAATacagaaataaataaaaacccgGCTAATTTGATCCTCCGGCAAGGTTCCCTGATACCAATTAATTTTCCGGTTAGAATCTCCGGTCCGGCGTGCATGGAAGGGTCAGCCTAGTTTCATTTCTCAACGATTACATAACAGAGACACAAACAATCCCACAACGAAACCGGTCTAACGCCttcgtttttttctttttccgaCTTTGCCCTTCCTCCTTCccatttaaattttcaaattattaGTAACTCCTTTCAGGTGTCATAGTAATAagtgataaaataaataaatcaagttagatgtgaaaataataataaatgaaaccattaataaaatagataaatcaAGTTAGATATGAGCAAAGAAGTTAACTAATCTATCATATATTAGGTCTTATGTGGCTAATATCTAATCTTGAtaaaacttttcttttatatatatgtgtcaaAGTTTTATGTTTGTGACTTTTTCCAGTtacccattatatatatatatagccaatgaggttggtgacccattggtaaggtttttgacctcgggaggatccacctgggtttgagtccacttctcacatttgtggggGTGAATTAATAAaggtttttcgagagtcctaaTTTTcaggcatacgtgtaatttaggagtaggatagaatgtcgttctaatatatatatatatacaaattatggGGTTGTTTACATGGGAAATCCAtcatatacaaatattttaatatttttttgttgtttaaataAATCATTGGACTCAATGAATTTTAtgactaaaaaaacaaatattttaaggattaagatcctctaaagtGATTATTACTTCATAGGTGAAGTTGGGAAAATCttaacctttggattaaaatcaaaagttaaaattcaaagttgatatttgaattttgacccttaattttaatctaaaggtCAAATTCAGCAACTTTACCTATatagttaataataactttagaggaatactagattttagacccgtgttcaacACTGAACATGGggtttacaatattatcaatattagagctacatatatttaagtcataaaagtttataattttgaagatataaggttttaagtgttatactttgcaagttgtagtacaataatcatatgttcgtcactgtcattattagctgagatatattgatggaattgtttgtcgtattcattccacaagacacatgttataataatttttctattataatttttgaaaccagttgtgctcataatgtgatattattatgaaagataattaagaattaatatataaacatacttttgataatgtatttgacattcaagtatatgtatgtgatcATGATGCGaacccataacacgcataggtttattttcaatcacttgtcctatgataattacataacaattaagattgttttcatactctttaataacaattaggtttcttgatttaagtgacaatggtaactttaaacattaatacgcaaacctaatgtacaaatatatatatatatacacaccttTTTTAGAGGaatattatattgttttgtatttttaatatttttttgttaataaatcaCTTCCCCCAATCACTTCTTTATAAATCACTTCCCCCAATCTTGTTTCAACTAATTAACATTGCATTAAACTGTCAGTTAGATACTATTTGATGTATCAATGAGATAAATTCAAAATCTGGTTTTACTATATTGGCAGATATCTCTCCTACTTTATAAGAATTATTATACTCTCTCCTAACACTTTATAACActctctctcataaaaatgtcCCCATGTGAAATAACCAttctacccttaatgaattaataaattctctatctttatttattaatctaaGCATCTCCACTTAAAATACTTATACtaataatacccttaatgaagtAATTTATAACATACACACTCTCCTAAGATAACTCTCCTAAGATAACTGATCTACCCATTTTACCTTAATTATTTCTACAATCATAACCACACCGCCACCACATGTCAcgccgccaccactaccaaccaCCGCCAACACCACACCGCtgctaccaccatcaccgccgtATTGTGCGAGTAAATGCTAGCATTTTTTAAGTTgcttttcaatattgattttgtatatgtagtTTCCAATAAATTTTACTTTCAGCCGCGCTTGTAAGAAGATTTTCATATCACGACTCACGAGCATAACATGACTTGAGTTTGAGTGCTAAGCCGCTCCTCAATCTTCAAGGAGCCTCTGCACACAATTTATGTCATGTTCCATCATTCGGCATTTATCACACACACACAGCTTTTTGGTGTATAATTATTCTTACTTTATCTCTGTTGAAGCAAAATCTTTGTTAATAGTTCtatttataagtataaataaGATTGTCCCGTCAGCTAAGAAAAAACATAAGAGTTTTTCACATGGGTGGTTCACAAACCAAGTGCCATGCCAATGGTCATGAGGTAagaatcttgaaagaaaaaacaaagctGCTCCAACAAAAGCTCAATGAAATGATGTGCCTTCGAGAAACCGAGAGTGAAGTGCACGACCAAGAAGTTATGGTCCATGCACTTAAAGAATCTGAATGGAAACGAGAGCGGAAGTGGCTGCAAAAGGAAGTCAGGAGGTTAAGGAAGGTTCTGGAAGATAGGGAGCAAAGAAACAGACGAGAGGCAATGACAATAGAGAAAAAGAGTGAGAAAGTGGCATTGCATGAGTTGGAGCAGATGAGGGAAGATAGAGCACAACGAGACGAGGCTGTCGAGAAGTGGAAAAGATTGTATCTGGCAATCAAGATTGAGCTTGATAATCTCATTAACAGAACTCCTCAAGGTAACATATCAAACATAAATCATGAAACAAAATGATTCAACCTTTTTCAGATGCTGCCAACCCACGTACAGCATCAGGTCAAGTGATAATTTTGATCCATTTACCTATAAATGGGTCCACATGGGTCATGTTGTGTCAAATAAATGAATGTAGCTAGAATGAGACAAATGAAATGGCTCAAAC includes the following:
- the LOC122585620 gene encoding golgin subfamily A member 6-like protein 22, whose translation is MGGSQTKCHANGHEVRILKEKTKLLQQKLNEMMCLRETESEVHDQEVMVHALKESEWKRERKWLQKEVRRLRKVLEDREQRNRREAMTIEKKSEKVALHELEQMREDRAQRDEAVEKWKRLYLAIKIELDNLINRTPQGETGSWREDGEYLIDELRREVKAKEETIELLQAHIASIEQEQSRREREVDILRQSLRIMSHKKKPKNISTGFSRNLQH